In a single window of the Thermofilum uzonense genome:
- a CDS encoding AAA family ATPase, producing the protein MRIVVLRAKGGSGGSTVSLSLAKHFAYKGKKVLLVDSDVISTISSVFGLRGLGLIQLVKEGQPPEKAVVNMSLRNGSLTVLKIFSDGVPVEYERIDLVKNIEDVSEAYLGLLKKGNFDVTIVDTLPATTPLEPIVGWESSTYRKHVNEKTKYIMVSEPVKPSIEASIRYYGILKEKEHITSGIDVAVLNKVDTRVLSYNEIFSTLLEFMERIDSHVGVVLAYQPELSKTLEDFENMKVPVQIMELAHYLERPPLTKKVVIPQKGDLLKKVVFQNVNVLLKTRSIGGAEDTIRLLANMVREYYKESSLFLFSATSTMSTPNIINFKTIYSFLSERSKAKSLDDAIRLAKRLAIEISDEVKKYKFEKNIIVFYLSNDIEPIVAQCDLFLLSKSFWNELLVQLTFTLENTSVIVVCNPQRANCHPLEELVDMTLEVSPDQEGLNYLVEFSKV; encoded by the coding sequence ATGAGGATTGTTGTTTTACGCGCGAAAGGGGGCTCAGGTGGATCCACAGTCAGTCTCTCCCTTGCTAAGCATTTTGCCTATAAGGGTAAGAAGGTTCTACTTGTAGATTCGGATGTTATAAGTACTATAAGCTCTGTTTTCGGTCTTAGGGGTCTAGGGCTGATACAACTCGTTAAGGAGGGGCAACCTCCTGAAAAGGCTGTAGTAAATATGTCTCTTAGGAATGGCTCTCTTACAGTTTTGAAAATATTTAGTGATGGTGTTCCTGTAGAATATGAGAGGATTGATCTAGTTAAGAACATCGAGGATGTTAGTGAGGCTTATCTTGGATTGTTAAAAAAAGGCAACTTTGATGTAACGATAGTGGACACCCTTCCTGCTACAACGCCCCTCGAACCCATAGTAGGGTGGGAGTCATCTACATACCGAAAACACGTCAACGAAAAAACAAAGTATATAATGGTCAGCGAACCGGTCAAGCCATCAATTGAGGCTTCCATCAGATATTACGGTATCCTTAAAGAGAAAGAGCATATAACGAGTGGAATCGATGTTGCTGTTCTAAACAAGGTGGATACGCGTGTACTCAGCTATAACGAGATCTTTTCGACACTGCTGGAATTTATGGAGAGAATTGACTCACATGTAGGCGTGGTTCTAGCCTATCAGCCCGAGCTCTCCAAAACTCTTGAAGACTTTGAGAATATGAAAGTCCCCGTCCAAATCATGGAACTAGCGCACTACCTTGAACGCCCTCCTCTAACAAAAAAGGTCGTAATCCCCCAGAAGGGAGATTTATTAAAGAAAGTCGTCTTCCAAAACGTAAACGTCCTCTTAAAGACAAGAAGCATAGGAGGTGCAGAAGACACAATAAGATTACTCGCGAACATGGTGCGCGAATACTACAAGGAGTCCTCTCTTTTCCTCTTTAGCGCGACTAGTACAATGAGTACGCCGAACATAATCAATTTTAAAACAATTTACTCGTTCTTATCCGAGCGATCAAAAGCCAAGAGCCTGGACGATGCTATACGGCTCGCTAAAAGACTCGCGATTGAAATATCCGATGAGGTCAAAAAGTACAAGTTTGAAAAGAACATTATTGTATTCTATCTGTCAAACGACATTGAGCCTATAGTAGCACAATGTGACTTATTCCTACTTTCTAAATCATTCTGGAATGAGCTGCTTGTGCAGTTAACATTTACACTGGAGAATACTTCTGTAATCGTCGTTTGTAATCCTCAGAGAGCTAATTGCCATCCTCTTGAAGAACTCGTCGACATGACTCTCGAAGTAAGCCCCGATCAGGAAGGACTAAACTATCTTGTAGAATTTAGCAAGGTATGA